The region AGCTGGTGTTGGAGTGGCTGGAGAGGCAATGGAAAAATGGGGATTGGCTATTGCAGCCGCATACCACCGTAGTGGTCTGGAGCTCTATGTACTAATGATATTGCCTGCTCTCTCGATCGAGCATTTCGTATAACATCGGTTTTGTAGGTGAGAGTTCCGGTAGAGCCGGACTCCCTTCAGATAACAAAGAAACGTAATAACAGCAAAAATAACGTCCAGTAGAAGCGACAGCACAAGTAGTGCAAGTAGTATACGGATGCACAAGCTAAAAGATGATATCCAAGATTGCGTATCTCGTCGTTTCGTATGACTTTCTCAGTAGTATACATCAGTTTCGCTCCTGATATCTCGTATCTGGTATGGTATGGTTGTCGGTTGTGAGTGGTGTATGAATGGGGCTTTCCCACTGTACTTTGCCGCTAGAAAATCGTATAACAGTTGCGTCCGCAACGTTCCGCAGTGGTGTAGTTTGGCGCGTTGCGTTTGTAGTGAAAAAGGTAATGGCGGACAGTATCGATCTCTGAACGGTAAGACGTATACGCGGGCGTTAGTATACTTGAGGTTGCTTCAGTGATAATGTGTTTTCGTAAACCGTTTCCGCAGATTGTTGATTGTGGTGAAAACGTCCAGACCAGGACTTTGCGTATCATCGTTTCAACATTGTATACATTGCTAGTGTCTCGTGGACGTAATATACTATAAGGTTACTATGCCCTAGCACTCTAATCTCTTCTGCTGCCCGCAGATACTGTCGGCGTGCTAGccttgtgtgtttgtggggcgTATGTGGGCGAGTAGATTAAAATCGTAACACTATTTCACTAGCTATTAGAGAGGTAAAGGTTAAGTTCCTCGGTCCGAACTCCGTTACCGTGTAGGGTGGCTCGAGTCCTTCGAGGTTTGAGGTAGGTCTGTTGGAAACATATTGTTCGTCCTTCCGCGGTTTGGGTTTTGTTGCAACTTCTAGGAAATGCATACTTATTGCGATCCTTATCGGTAAAAGAGACCGTTTGGCCTACCGCCCTTCCCTTCTTGGTTGTTAGGTAGGCCCTGAGGTATTTCGGTTCGGTACTGTCACCTTTTCCATCCGTCTGGGGCCACTCCATCCCGTGGCCCTAAGGAGTTAAACTAATCAACTGACCCCGGGAAGGATACCGGCCAGTCCAGTAAGGTGTCGTCACTTACAAGCTAATTTGAACCCGAGTTGTGTacattcgtttttgttttttgaaaacaaaaccaagcgtccatgaaaacaaaaaaatggtaaagaaGGTAAATGAGGTAATAGTGATACGTTACTAGCAAAAATACGTTGCATTACGCGCtaggtttgtgtttttcttttgttttgttgtccCGGGGGGAAACCGCTTTCATCTGAGGAGGTATTCGTTTGTGAGGTATAtaacatttccatttgttccgCTTGTTCCGGGTGTCCGATTCCGGACACCGACCGCCGGAACGACGGACCGACGCCGTGCGTCTTAAATGTCTTAAAGCGATGGCACTATGAATTTTCGAACTCGATTTTCCCCATCCCGGCCGGCCGAGATCCGAAACCGGCGAGCGGGAGCAGTACTCCCGCTCACTATCGACGGCAGCAGAGATTCGCGAAACACAAAATCGAAATCCCTTGTTTTACTAGGACTATAAAGGCGTAATACATAAATCGTCAGTAGATCACTGGAGGACTGGTGCCTAACGATGCTGCTAGTGGTCGCCACGCACACGGTGTTTAACGGTTGCAGCTTGCCGTTTGAGTGTCGAGCAGAGCAGTAAATGGCGTGATCGTGTCTACTCTTCATTTCCCGCTCCGGTTCCCGGTCCGTCTTAGTTGATACTCCCTTTCACTGGGCTCCCTCTCGCTGAATGGCTTGGTTCGTACTTGTGCTCAGCAAGCTAGTGCGTGGCGATGCTTTCATCATCGGAGTAGTTCCGTTCGTCGGCTGAACTGTtcccgtcgtcatcgtgtatCGGACCGGACCCGTCCAGGCCGAGATCCATCGGTTCAGAGGATCCGCCCCGCCGGATAGCATCACTGTTTAGgatgctattattgttgttcAGTCCATGGTTACCGccggtaccggcaccaccacccggtgcaTGGCTcgccgccaacgccaacagcTTCTGGTGGTTGGCCGATTGTAGTAGCCGTTCGGCTTCGACACTGCCCGGCCGGTTGCCACCAGCTCCGGATGATTCCATGGTAACATTCGGGGAGGATTGCAGTTTGCCGAGTGGCGACAGGTCCGGATtgttctggttgttgttgctggttagCTTGGCAAGATCAAGATGTGGCGGCAGGAATCCCGGCGGTAGCTGCTCCAGGTTGTGTCCGAGCGATTTGAGGTGAGCGATCTTGGCAGCCTGCAgtgcggcagcggcggctTGCTCCTGCGTCATTCCGCTCATTCCTATTCGAAATGGAAAGATCAGGTTAGAGGTTAGAGATGCGACCCGGGGAAGGGATTGTTGTGTAGCGAACTCTTACCGAATGCATTCTCCGTGATGAACTGCAAGTACGTGTCCAGGATGGCCGAACCGGTAGCGGCGTTCGGTTGCATGTGGTTCATCGGACCGCCAcccggtccaccaccaccgagtcgATCCGGACCGCCAAGACTGTTCCctccgccaccgttgccattTCCGCCTGTGCCGGCGCCCCCTCCGTTGCCTGTACCATTGCCGGCATCCCGTCCGAGCCCTTCGAGTCCAAGTTTGGGCGTGCTGTCACCTGGCCGAACACGAGTAATGGTGGTCGAGTTAAGATGGTTGAATCCTGATTCGAAAGATAAACCGGGCATGAGTACGCCTTGTGCCTCGTGGCTGGCACGGCGTCACACACACGTTGACAGACACACTTACCCGTTGGGGACATTCCCATCATGCTCTCGTGGAAGCGACGTTGCGTCTCGCTGTGGCTGCTCTGCGACATCGTTAGGTCCTCGGGATCGTCAAAGTcctcgccaccgtcaccggacCGTAGTTCCAGCTTCATGCCATCGTTTCGGCGCGTTCCGGTCGGTGAGGCACGGGCTCGCAGCTCGGCCGGTGATATCTTGACGCCAGCTTTCGCCAGTAACCGGGACGCTAGCTCTGGGTCGAATGGGCTGGGCATGGGTAGTACGGGTAGGTCCTTGGTCGAGATACCGCGGTGCTGGCGGCTCATGTGCGAGTGCAGGGAGTTGCGCGATTTGGCCACAGTTCCGCACAGTACGCACCGGTAACCCGGGCACACCGTATGTTTGTCCTCGAGGTGCGTGCGGAGCGTGTGGGCGCTCCGGTAGATTTTGCCGCATTTCGGGCATGGCCGGGGATCAGTCGCACGGACGCGCATTTCTAGAGAACGGCGAGAAACTGTAAGTACAACCGTTAAGCGCCGTTGTTGGGGGGACAGGTAGGACggggtagtggtggtggttttgatgcAGGAGTAGGAAATTGGAAGAaaacgagaggaagagaagaaacaataaaaataacaaaaagaaatgcaatgaaacacatgatcagcagcagcgggttTTTGTTGCGGTGAAGGGTGGGCGGTTTGGTGGAAAGGATGTGGATAGGCACGTGTTTCCGGATGGTTCCGgacgtgcgtgtgtgtgtgagtgtctTAGTGAAcctagagagaaagagagattaaGGGGGGTGTTGGGTGGTGGGATAGAAAGGAGCAGGCCGCCCATGATCCCAAAAGATCCATCCAGGTGTTAATGCCAATTAGTACCGAGCCTCAAACCACTTGTTAAAGGTTGTGTTTAGTCGTGTTAAACTGGCTAATGGTAACTAGGTTGTAAGAAAGAGGTAATTTTTACTTCTAAGATGGCTTTTTTGGTCCGACATCGTTCGgcaaacacacatactcaTACATACACGCATAGAATGGGATACACAAGGAGGATTGGTGGCAGCACAAATGCCCAAAAGATCAGTACGACTTCGATTTTACTGTTCcgttttttgtcctttttattttgtatcaATTCGTCTTCCACTGTTAGGCATTCTTCTCTCCCCCGGGCCCGTTTCAATTGCTCAGTGCAAACAATTGCAAACGCGATAATACATTATACAtcggttgtgtgttgtgggtgGAGGTATGTGcatgcgtgcgagtgtgtctgtttgttgttttgtgtaatCAAGGATGTGTTCCTTCCAATCTGCTCCTGTTAACCAATTTCACTGGCTCAGTGCTTTCTACGATGCAATGCTTTGCtttcacgcacacgcacacgcacacacatacactcccaTTTCTGTTTCAGCTTCTGCATGCCCATTGGATGTACAAAACTTTTTACAAGTAGCCATTTTTCGTGATCGCCGCTTTATCGCACAACTCTTATCTACTccatcactcactcactcgcttaCTCGTTCGCAACGTATACGCTTACCGGTAGGTGTTTTGTTAATACTTTTGCCTGCAGCTCTGTTTCACTTTGTTCTGCTTAGTCCAGATTAAAGCGGGGGGCTTCTGTTCCTATAGTGAAGATCTGTCTTCATGTAGTGTTGCTTGAAGAAGGGAGCAAAGGGTTTCTTGGATAGGAATGGTTACTTTTGCTCAGAAACTTAGCTCAAGAAATTATCCACGGCCAACCCTTAAGAGGGCTGCTAGCTAGCatgcttgtttgtttaaatATAATAAACTCTATAATTTTCCTAGCGCTAAAGATTTCcacgaaggaaaaggaaaaaaacacaaccttCAGAAACGCATCGTCGTCTAGCTGAATGCAAATACTTTTGGTACTAAAACCGAATGTCAAACACGCCTAGTAAAACCTATAAAGCAAGGAATGGAATCAAACTTCTTACTTCTACCTAACATTAAACCTaatgcaaaatggcaaatcgaGGAACCGATGTCTTTCACTGTCACCGACGTCACTTGGTCACGAggtgtttatgtgttttgtCTGTGTATTAAACGTTTACTAAAGGTAAAAGCAAAATTACGtatctttcactctctctctctctctctaccattCTATCTGGTCTGCGAACAATTAGCGAGGTTTAATTTTAGTTGCATGTTTCTTTTGTATAAACTCTGCCCATCTTATCTCCATTTCTGGCAATCATCGATAGATCAATAAACCATGGGGTCGCAGCAAACAGGTGCTGAACCGTGAACTAGAAGTAGTACGTTTGAAGTCGCCAATAGTGtcgaaaaacgcaaaacagtCTCTATACTAACGTTCCTAGCCGGCGGGCCCCATTAATTGGACATATTGGATCAGCGTAATTAGGGTTTTGTTTCGCGCCGCTCGCGGCGTCGTCTTTGCGTCACAAGGGTAATAGGAATAGGCAGCCACAAGGATATGACCGAATAGTGACGGTGGTaggtggtgacgacgacgacgacgacgacg is a window of Anopheles aquasalis chromosome 2, idAnoAquaMG_Q_19, whole genome shotgun sequence DNA encoding:
- the LOC126577046 gene encoding protein abrupt-like, with product MRVRATDPRPCPKCGKIYRSAHTLRTHLEDKHTVCPGYRCVLCGTVAKSRNSLHSHMSRQHRGISTKDLPVLPMPSPFDPELASRLLAKAGVKISPAELRARASPTGTRRNDGMKLELRSGDGGEDFDDPEDLTMSQSSHSETQRRFHESMMGMSPTGFNHLNSTTITRVRPGDSTPKLGLEGLGRDAGNGTGNGGGAGTGGNGNGGGGNSLGGPDRLGGGGPGGGPMNHMQPNAATGSAILDTYLQFITENAFGMSGMTQEQAAAAALQAAKIAHLKSLGHNLEQLPPGFLPPHLDLAKLTSNNNQNNPDLSPLGKLQSSPNVTMESSGAGGNRPGSVEAERLLQSANHQKLLALAASHAPGGGAGTGGNHGLNNNNSILNSDAIRRGGSSEPMDLGLDGSGPIHDDDGNSSADERNYSDDESIATH